The DNA window AGGTGTATTATAGTACTTTGTAGGTCAAAATGAGCCCATCTTTACCACAAAAATAATCTGGAACCACTTTCCGCGATACCTGTAAAGACAAAGATGGATtagatattttctctctctctctctctctctctctctctctctctctctctctctctctctctctctctctctctctctctctctctctctctctctctctctctctctctctctctctctctctctctctctctctctctctctctctctctctctctctctctctctaccctcgtCCAGTAGTTTCTTTCCTCCAGGCAAGCAAGGTAAGGCTCCAGTTTGTCTTTGTAAGCCTCGACAATCACCaggttttcctttctcatcacgatcaccaccaaaccacctcggaaaggaggagcagaaggtgaGGTGCACAAAGGGTGAACTAGAGTAATCGGAACTA is part of the Portunus trituberculatus isolate SZX2019 unplaced genomic scaffold, ASM1759143v1 PGA_scaffold_64__5_contigs__length_350985, whole genome shotgun sequence genome and encodes:
- the LOC123500996 gene encoding uncharacterized protein LOC123500996; the protein is MSCGRIQPQHSAIPGRGWEPISDLDSGNYDVVASVGAFGESHLPVKSVDDMISAAKPGGLVVIVMRKENLVIVEAYKDKLEPYLACLEERNYWTRVSRKVVPDYFCGKDGLILTYKVL